In Tursiops truncatus isolate mTurTru1 chromosome 9, mTurTru1.mat.Y, whole genome shotgun sequence, a single genomic region encodes these proteins:
- the TMEM176B gene encoding transmembrane protein 176B isoform X7, with product MNTPACACLCALSSPASLIIYSRPTPRPQRGPFGPALFWEVKTLKVKPSSLHPFLLLSPTHCRVPQLWAALLHSAAGSQRTAAGRMTQNMLAVNGVDVVSPLSQPTHIDIHIHQESALAQLLKAGSSLMKRLSHHPAKASISYGQLAVGVTQILLGAMSCALGGLLCLGPWIQLRDSGCAFWAGFVAIAAGVGTIVHEKHCGKLSGFISSLLTLAGIATAVAAVVFCVNSLTWEPVFYDISSVYDSSIPDTSNFGYEETRRSDSYSSWREERCRGYMQMLTDLFLGIRGLLLAICVLQVIVSLASLGMGLRRFCGQSSRALDEEGSEKKLWGENSVPPSPHKEKSTAVVL from the exons ATGAACACGCCAGCGTGTGCGTGTCTGTGCGCTCTGTCTTCTCCCGCCAGCCTGATTATCTACTCAAGAccaaccccccgcccccagaggGGCCCCTTTGGGCCAGCTCTTTTCTGGGAAGTCAAGACGCTGAAGGTCAAACCCTCATCACTCCACCCCTTCCTTCTGCTCTCTCCCACCCACTGCCGGGTGCCTCAGCTCTGGGCAGCTCTGCTCCACTCGGCCGCTGGTTCCCAGAGGACAGCAG CAGGCAGGATGACCCAAAACATGCTGGCTGTGAATGGAGTCGATGTGGTCTCTCCGCTGTCCCAGCCCACTCACATCGACATCCACATCCATCAGGAATCTGCTTTGGCACAACTGCTAAAAGCTGGGAGCTCCCTGATGAAGCGCCTGTCCCACCATCCTGCCAAGGCCAGCATAAGCTACGGACAGCTGGCAGTAGGG GTGACGCAGATATTGCTGGGGGCTATGAGCTGTGCTCTTGGAGGGCTTCTCTGCTTGGGGCCCTGGATTCAGCTGCGTGACTCAGGCTGTGCCTTTTGGGCAGGGTTTGTG GCCATTGCAGCAGGAGTTGGGACCATTGTCCATGAGAAACACTGCGGCAAACTTTCA GGCTTCATATCAAGTCTGCTCACCCTGGCTGGCATTGCCACGGCCGTGGCCGCCGTTGTCTTCTGTGTGAATAGTTTAACCTGGGAACCTGTCTTCTATGACATCAGCTCCGTGTATGATTCCTCAATCCCTGACACCTCCAACTTTGGGTACGAAGAGACTAGACGAAGCGATTCCTATTCATCGTGGAGGGAGGAGCGCTGCAGAGGCTACATGCAAATGCTGACG GATTTGTTCCTAGGAATCCGTGGTCTGCTCCTGGCCATCTGTGTCCTGCAGGTCATTGTATCCTTGGCTTCCCTGGGCATGGGTCTCCGACGCTTCTGTGGCCAGAGCTCCCGGGCCCTG gatgaaGAAGGGTCAGAGAAGAAGCTGTGGGGGGAGAATTCagtgcctccctctccccacaaggAGAAGAGCACAGCTGTTGTCCTGTGA
- the TMEM176B gene encoding transmembrane protein 176B isoform X1: MTQNMLAVNGVDVVSPLSQPTHIDIHIHQESALAQLLKAGSSLMKRLSHHPAKASISYGQLAVGVTQILLGAMSCALGGLLCLGPWIQLRDSGCAFWAGFVAIAAGVGTIVHEKHCGKLSGFISSLLTLAGIATAVAAVVFCVNSLTWEPVFYDISSVYDSSIPDTSNFGYEETRRSDSYSSWREERCRGYMQMLTDLFLGIRGLLLAICVLQVIVSLASLGMGLRRFCGQSSRALDEEGSEKKLWGENSVPPSPHKEKSTAVVL; the protein is encoded by the exons ATGACCCAAAACATGCTGGCTGTGAATGGAGTCGATGTGGTCTCTCCGCTGTCCCAGCCCACTCACATCGACATCCACATCCATCAGGAATCTGCTTTGGCACAACTGCTAAAAGCTGGGAGCTCCCTGATGAAGCGCCTGTCCCACCATCCTGCCAAGGCCAGCATAAGCTACGGACAGCTGGCAGTAGGG GTGACGCAGATATTGCTGGGGGCTATGAGCTGTGCTCTTGGAGGGCTTCTCTGCTTGGGGCCCTGGATTCAGCTGCGTGACTCAGGCTGTGCCTTTTGGGCAGGGTTTGTG GCCATTGCAGCAGGAGTTGGGACCATTGTCCATGAGAAACACTGCGGCAAACTTTCA GGCTTCATATCAAGTCTGCTCACCCTGGCTGGCATTGCCACGGCCGTGGCCGCCGTTGTCTTCTGTGTGAATAGTTTAACCTGGGAACCTGTCTTCTATGACATCAGCTCCGTGTATGATTCCTCAATCCCTGACACCTCCAACTTTGGGTACGAAGAGACTAGACGAAGCGATTCCTATTCATCGTGGAGGGAGGAGCGCTGCAGAGGCTACATGCAAATGCTGACG GATTTGTTCCTAGGAATCCGTGGTCTGCTCCTGGCCATCTGTGTCCTGCAGGTCATTGTATCCTTGGCTTCCCTGGGCATGGGTCTCCGACGCTTCTGTGGCCAGAGCTCCCGGGCCCTG gatgaaGAAGGGTCAGAGAAGAAGCTGTGGGGGGAGAATTCagtgcctccctctccccacaaggAGAAGAGCACAGCTGTTGTCCTGTGA
- the TMEM176B gene encoding transmembrane protein 176B isoform X2: protein MNTPACACLCALSSPASLIIYSRPTPRPQRGPFGPALFWEVKTLKVKPSSLHPFLLLSPTHCRVPQLWAALLHSAAGSQRTAGEQGPQIWPESRLGFLVCLRTGLNLLARLQNRQTPVLYTARRPAGRMTQNMLAVNGVDVVSPLSQPTHIDIHIHQESALAQLLKAGSSLMKRLSHHPAKASISYGQLAVGVTQILLGAMSCALGGLLCLGPWIQLRDSGCAFWAGFVAIAAGVGTIVHEKHCGKLSGFISSLLTLAGIATAVAAVVFCVNSLTWEPVFYDISSVYDSSIPDTSNFGYEETRRSDSYSSWREERCRGYMQMLTDLFLGIRGLLLAICVLQVIVSLASLGMGLRRFCGQSSRALDEEGSEKKLWGENSVPPSPHKEKSTAVVL from the exons ATGAACACGCCAGCGTGTGCGTGTCTGTGCGCTCTGTCTTCTCCCGCCAGCCTGATTATCTACTCAAGAccaaccccccgcccccagaggGGCCCCTTTGGGCCAGCTCTTTTCTGGGAAGTCAAGACGCTGAAGGTCAAACCCTCATCACTCCACCCCTTCCTTCTGCTCTCTCCCACCCACTGCCGGGTGCCTCAGCTCTGGGCAGCTCTGCTCCACTCGGCCGCTGGTTCCCAGAGGACAGCAGGTGAGCAGGGCCCTCAG ATCTGGCCAGAATCCCGGCTGGGCTTCCTTGTGTGTCTGCGAACAGGTCTGAACCTCCTTGCACGTCTGCAGAATCGTCAAACACCCGTCCTTTATACCGCACGGAGGCCAG CAGGCAGGATGACCCAAAACATGCTGGCTGTGAATGGAGTCGATGTGGTCTCTCCGCTGTCCCAGCCCACTCACATCGACATCCACATCCATCAGGAATCTGCTTTGGCACAACTGCTAAAAGCTGGGAGCTCCCTGATGAAGCGCCTGTCCCACCATCCTGCCAAGGCCAGCATAAGCTACGGACAGCTGGCAGTAGGG GTGACGCAGATATTGCTGGGGGCTATGAGCTGTGCTCTTGGAGGGCTTCTCTGCTTGGGGCCCTGGATTCAGCTGCGTGACTCAGGCTGTGCCTTTTGGGCAGGGTTTGTG GCCATTGCAGCAGGAGTTGGGACCATTGTCCATGAGAAACACTGCGGCAAACTTTCA GGCTTCATATCAAGTCTGCTCACCCTGGCTGGCATTGCCACGGCCGTGGCCGCCGTTGTCTTCTGTGTGAATAGTTTAACCTGGGAACCTGTCTTCTATGACATCAGCTCCGTGTATGATTCCTCAATCCCTGACACCTCCAACTTTGGGTACGAAGAGACTAGACGAAGCGATTCCTATTCATCGTGGAGGGAGGAGCGCTGCAGAGGCTACATGCAAATGCTGACG GATTTGTTCCTAGGAATCCGTGGTCTGCTCCTGGCCATCTGTGTCCTGCAGGTCATTGTATCCTTGGCTTCCCTGGGCATGGGTCTCCGACGCTTCTGTGGCCAGAGCTCCCGGGCCCTG gatgaaGAAGGGTCAGAGAAGAAGCTGTGGGGGGAGAATTCagtgcctccctctccccacaaggAGAAGAGCACAGCTGTTGTCCTGTGA
- the TMEM176B gene encoding transmembrane protein 176B isoform X4 — MNTPACACLCALSSPASLIIYSRPTPRPQRGPFGPALFWEVKTLKVKPSSLHPFLLLSPTHCRVPQLWAALLHSAAGSQRTAGLNLLARLQNRQTPVLYTARRPAGRMTQNMLAVNGVDVVSPLSQPTHIDIHIHQESALAQLLKAGSSLMKRLSHHPAKASISYGQLAVGVTQILLGAMSCALGGLLCLGPWIQLRDSGCAFWAGFVAIAAGVGTIVHEKHCGKLSGFISSLLTLAGIATAVAAVVFCVNSLTWEPVFYDISSVYDSSIPDTSNFGYEETRRSDSYSSWREERCRGYMQMLTDLFLGIRGLLLAICVLQVIVSLASLGMGLRRFCGQSSRALDEEGSEKKLWGENSVPPSPHKEKSTAVVL, encoded by the exons ATGAACACGCCAGCGTGTGCGTGTCTGTGCGCTCTGTCTTCTCCCGCCAGCCTGATTATCTACTCAAGAccaaccccccgcccccagaggGGCCCCTTTGGGCCAGCTCTTTTCTGGGAAGTCAAGACGCTGAAGGTCAAACCCTCATCACTCCACCCCTTCCTTCTGCTCTCTCCCACCCACTGCCGGGTGCCTCAGCTCTGGGCAGCTCTGCTCCACTCGGCCGCTGGTTCCCAGAGGACAGCAG GTCTGAACCTCCTTGCACGTCTGCAGAATCGTCAAACACCCGTCCTTTATACCGCACGGAGGCCAG CAGGCAGGATGACCCAAAACATGCTGGCTGTGAATGGAGTCGATGTGGTCTCTCCGCTGTCCCAGCCCACTCACATCGACATCCACATCCATCAGGAATCTGCTTTGGCACAACTGCTAAAAGCTGGGAGCTCCCTGATGAAGCGCCTGTCCCACCATCCTGCCAAGGCCAGCATAAGCTACGGACAGCTGGCAGTAGGG GTGACGCAGATATTGCTGGGGGCTATGAGCTGTGCTCTTGGAGGGCTTCTCTGCTTGGGGCCCTGGATTCAGCTGCGTGACTCAGGCTGTGCCTTTTGGGCAGGGTTTGTG GCCATTGCAGCAGGAGTTGGGACCATTGTCCATGAGAAACACTGCGGCAAACTTTCA GGCTTCATATCAAGTCTGCTCACCCTGGCTGGCATTGCCACGGCCGTGGCCGCCGTTGTCTTCTGTGTGAATAGTTTAACCTGGGAACCTGTCTTCTATGACATCAGCTCCGTGTATGATTCCTCAATCCCTGACACCTCCAACTTTGGGTACGAAGAGACTAGACGAAGCGATTCCTATTCATCGTGGAGGGAGGAGCGCTGCAGAGGCTACATGCAAATGCTGACG GATTTGTTCCTAGGAATCCGTGGTCTGCTCCTGGCCATCTGTGTCCTGCAGGTCATTGTATCCTTGGCTTCCCTGGGCATGGGTCTCCGACGCTTCTGTGGCCAGAGCTCCCGGGCCCTG gatgaaGAAGGGTCAGAGAAGAAGCTGTGGGGGGAGAATTCagtgcctccctctccccacaaggAGAAGAGCACAGCTGTTGTCCTGTGA
- the TMEM176B gene encoding transmembrane protein 176B isoform X5 has product MNTPACACLCALSSPASLIIYSRPTPRPQRGPFGPALFWEVKTLKVKPSSLHPFLLLSPTHCRVPQLWAALLHSAAGSQRTAGLNLLARLQNRQTPVLYTARRPGRMTQNMLAVNGVDVVSPLSQPTHIDIHIHQESALAQLLKAGSSLMKRLSHHPAKASISYGQLAVGVTQILLGAMSCALGGLLCLGPWIQLRDSGCAFWAGFVAIAAGVGTIVHEKHCGKLSGFISSLLTLAGIATAVAAVVFCVNSLTWEPVFYDISSVYDSSIPDTSNFGYEETRRSDSYSSWREERCRGYMQMLTDLFLGIRGLLLAICVLQVIVSLASLGMGLRRFCGQSSRALDEEGSEKKLWGENSVPPSPHKEKSTAVVL; this is encoded by the exons ATGAACACGCCAGCGTGTGCGTGTCTGTGCGCTCTGTCTTCTCCCGCCAGCCTGATTATCTACTCAAGAccaaccccccgcccccagaggGGCCCCTTTGGGCCAGCTCTTTTCTGGGAAGTCAAGACGCTGAAGGTCAAACCCTCATCACTCCACCCCTTCCTTCTGCTCTCTCCCACCCACTGCCGGGTGCCTCAGCTCTGGGCAGCTCTGCTCCACTCGGCCGCTGGTTCCCAGAGGACAGCAG GTCTGAACCTCCTTGCACGTCTGCAGAATCGTCAAACACCCGTCCTTTATACCGCACGGAGGCCAG GCAGGATGACCCAAAACATGCTGGCTGTGAATGGAGTCGATGTGGTCTCTCCGCTGTCCCAGCCCACTCACATCGACATCCACATCCATCAGGAATCTGCTTTGGCACAACTGCTAAAAGCTGGGAGCTCCCTGATGAAGCGCCTGTCCCACCATCCTGCCAAGGCCAGCATAAGCTACGGACAGCTGGCAGTAGGG GTGACGCAGATATTGCTGGGGGCTATGAGCTGTGCTCTTGGAGGGCTTCTCTGCTTGGGGCCCTGGATTCAGCTGCGTGACTCAGGCTGTGCCTTTTGGGCAGGGTTTGTG GCCATTGCAGCAGGAGTTGGGACCATTGTCCATGAGAAACACTGCGGCAAACTTTCA GGCTTCATATCAAGTCTGCTCACCCTGGCTGGCATTGCCACGGCCGTGGCCGCCGTTGTCTTCTGTGTGAATAGTTTAACCTGGGAACCTGTCTTCTATGACATCAGCTCCGTGTATGATTCCTCAATCCCTGACACCTCCAACTTTGGGTACGAAGAGACTAGACGAAGCGATTCCTATTCATCGTGGAGGGAGGAGCGCTGCAGAGGCTACATGCAAATGCTGACG GATTTGTTCCTAGGAATCCGTGGTCTGCTCCTGGCCATCTGTGTCCTGCAGGTCATTGTATCCTTGGCTTCCCTGGGCATGGGTCTCCGACGCTTCTGTGGCCAGAGCTCCCGGGCCCTG gatgaaGAAGGGTCAGAGAAGAAGCTGTGGGGGGAGAATTCagtgcctccctctccccacaaggAGAAGAGCACAGCTGTTGTCCTGTGA
- the TMEM176B gene encoding transmembrane protein 176B isoform X6 has translation MNTPACACLCALSSPASLIIYSRPTPRPQRGPFGPALFWEVKTLKVKPSSLHPFLLLSPTHCRVPQLWAALLHSAAGSQRTAGEQGPQNRQTPVLYTARRPAGRMTQNMLAVNGVDVVSPLSQPTHIDIHIHQESALAQLLKAGSSLMKRLSHHPAKASISYGQLAVGVTQILLGAMSCALGGLLCLGPWIQLRDSGCAFWAGFVAIAAGVGTIVHEKHCGKLSGFISSLLTLAGIATAVAAVVFCVNSLTWEPVFYDISSVYDSSIPDTSNFGYEETRRSDSYSSWREERCRGYMQMLTDLFLGIRGLLLAICVLQVIVSLASLGMGLRRFCGQSSRALDEEGSEKKLWGENSVPPSPHKEKSTAVVL, from the exons ATGAACACGCCAGCGTGTGCGTGTCTGTGCGCTCTGTCTTCTCCCGCCAGCCTGATTATCTACTCAAGAccaaccccccgcccccagaggGGCCCCTTTGGGCCAGCTCTTTTCTGGGAAGTCAAGACGCTGAAGGTCAAACCCTCATCACTCCACCCCTTCCTTCTGCTCTCTCCCACCCACTGCCGGGTGCCTCAGCTCTGGGCAGCTCTGCTCCACTCGGCCGCTGGTTCCCAGAGGACAGCAGGTGAGCAGGGCCCTCAG AATCGTCAAACACCCGTCCTTTATACCGCACGGAGGCCAG CAGGCAGGATGACCCAAAACATGCTGGCTGTGAATGGAGTCGATGTGGTCTCTCCGCTGTCCCAGCCCACTCACATCGACATCCACATCCATCAGGAATCTGCTTTGGCACAACTGCTAAAAGCTGGGAGCTCCCTGATGAAGCGCCTGTCCCACCATCCTGCCAAGGCCAGCATAAGCTACGGACAGCTGGCAGTAGGG GTGACGCAGATATTGCTGGGGGCTATGAGCTGTGCTCTTGGAGGGCTTCTCTGCTTGGGGCCCTGGATTCAGCTGCGTGACTCAGGCTGTGCCTTTTGGGCAGGGTTTGTG GCCATTGCAGCAGGAGTTGGGACCATTGTCCATGAGAAACACTGCGGCAAACTTTCA GGCTTCATATCAAGTCTGCTCACCCTGGCTGGCATTGCCACGGCCGTGGCCGCCGTTGTCTTCTGTGTGAATAGTTTAACCTGGGAACCTGTCTTCTATGACATCAGCTCCGTGTATGATTCCTCAATCCCTGACACCTCCAACTTTGGGTACGAAGAGACTAGACGAAGCGATTCCTATTCATCGTGGAGGGAGGAGCGCTGCAGAGGCTACATGCAAATGCTGACG GATTTGTTCCTAGGAATCCGTGGTCTGCTCCTGGCCATCTGTGTCCTGCAGGTCATTGTATCCTTGGCTTCCCTGGGCATGGGTCTCCGACGCTTCTGTGGCCAGAGCTCCCGGGCCCTG gatgaaGAAGGGTCAGAGAAGAAGCTGTGGGGGGAGAATTCagtgcctccctctccccacaaggAGAAGAGCACAGCTGTTGTCCTGTGA
- the TMEM176B gene encoding transmembrane protein 176B isoform X8: MNTPACACLCALSSPASLIIYSRPTPRPQRGPFGPALFWEVKTLKVKPSSLHPFLLLSPTHCRVPQLWAALLHSAAGSQRTAGEQGPQIWPESRLGFLVCLRTGLNLLARLQNRQTPVLYTARRPVPRPRQTVSDHFGKRSKSLYGENSRAGRMTQNMLAVNGVDVVSPLSQPTHIDIHIHQESALAQLLKAGSSLMKRLSHHPAKASISYGQLAVGVTQILLGAMSCALGGLLCLGPWIQLRDSGCAFWAGFVAIAAGVGTIVHEKHCGKLSDEEGSEKKLWGENSVPPSPHKEKSTAVVL, translated from the exons ATGAACACGCCAGCGTGTGCGTGTCTGTGCGCTCTGTCTTCTCCCGCCAGCCTGATTATCTACTCAAGAccaaccccccgcccccagaggGGCCCCTTTGGGCCAGCTCTTTTCTGGGAAGTCAAGACGCTGAAGGTCAAACCCTCATCACTCCACCCCTTCCTTCTGCTCTCTCCCACCCACTGCCGGGTGCCTCAGCTCTGGGCAGCTCTGCTCCACTCGGCCGCTGGTTCCCAGAGGACAGCAGGTGAGCAGGGCCCTCAG ATCTGGCCAGAATCCCGGCTGGGCTTCCTTGTGTGTCTGCGAACAGGTCTGAACCTCCTTGCACGTCTGCAGAATCGTCAAACACCCGTCCTTTATACCGCACGGAGGCCAG TCCCAAGACCCAGACAAACTGTATCTGACCATTTTGGGAAGAGGTCCAAGAGTCTATATGGTGAAAACTCTAGAG CAGGCAGGATGACCCAAAACATGCTGGCTGTGAATGGAGTCGATGTGGTCTCTCCGCTGTCCCAGCCCACTCACATCGACATCCACATCCATCAGGAATCTGCTTTGGCACAACTGCTAAAAGCTGGGAGCTCCCTGATGAAGCGCCTGTCCCACCATCCTGCCAAGGCCAGCATAAGCTACGGACAGCTGGCAGTAGGG GTGACGCAGATATTGCTGGGGGCTATGAGCTGTGCTCTTGGAGGGCTTCTCTGCTTGGGGCCCTGGATTCAGCTGCGTGACTCAGGCTGTGCCTTTTGGGCAGGGTTTGTG GCCATTGCAGCAGGAGTTGGGACCATTGTCCATGAGAAACACTGCGGCAAACTTTCA gatgaaGAAGGGTCAGAGAAGAAGCTGTGGGGGGAGAATTCagtgcctccctctccccacaaggAGAAGAGCACAGCTGTTGTCCTGTGA
- the TMEM176B gene encoding transmembrane protein 176B isoform X3, which translates to MNTPACACLCALSSPASLIIYSRPTPRPQRGPFGPALFWEVKTLKVKPSSLHPFLLLSPTHCRVPQLWAALLHSAAGSQRTAGEQGPQIWPESRLGFLVCLRTGLNLLARLQNRQTPVLYTARRPGRMTQNMLAVNGVDVVSPLSQPTHIDIHIHQESALAQLLKAGSSLMKRLSHHPAKASISYGQLAVGVTQILLGAMSCALGGLLCLGPWIQLRDSGCAFWAGFVAIAAGVGTIVHEKHCGKLSGFISSLLTLAGIATAVAAVVFCVNSLTWEPVFYDISSVYDSSIPDTSNFGYEETRRSDSYSSWREERCRGYMQMLTDLFLGIRGLLLAICVLQVIVSLASLGMGLRRFCGQSSRALDEEGSEKKLWGENSVPPSPHKEKSTAVVL; encoded by the exons ATGAACACGCCAGCGTGTGCGTGTCTGTGCGCTCTGTCTTCTCCCGCCAGCCTGATTATCTACTCAAGAccaaccccccgcccccagaggGGCCCCTTTGGGCCAGCTCTTTTCTGGGAAGTCAAGACGCTGAAGGTCAAACCCTCATCACTCCACCCCTTCCTTCTGCTCTCTCCCACCCACTGCCGGGTGCCTCAGCTCTGGGCAGCTCTGCTCCACTCGGCCGCTGGTTCCCAGAGGACAGCAGGTGAGCAGGGCCCTCAG ATCTGGCCAGAATCCCGGCTGGGCTTCCTTGTGTGTCTGCGAACAGGTCTGAACCTCCTTGCACGTCTGCAGAATCGTCAAACACCCGTCCTTTATACCGCACGGAGGCCAG GCAGGATGACCCAAAACATGCTGGCTGTGAATGGAGTCGATGTGGTCTCTCCGCTGTCCCAGCCCACTCACATCGACATCCACATCCATCAGGAATCTGCTTTGGCACAACTGCTAAAAGCTGGGAGCTCCCTGATGAAGCGCCTGTCCCACCATCCTGCCAAGGCCAGCATAAGCTACGGACAGCTGGCAGTAGGG GTGACGCAGATATTGCTGGGGGCTATGAGCTGTGCTCTTGGAGGGCTTCTCTGCTTGGGGCCCTGGATTCAGCTGCGTGACTCAGGCTGTGCCTTTTGGGCAGGGTTTGTG GCCATTGCAGCAGGAGTTGGGACCATTGTCCATGAGAAACACTGCGGCAAACTTTCA GGCTTCATATCAAGTCTGCTCACCCTGGCTGGCATTGCCACGGCCGTGGCCGCCGTTGTCTTCTGTGTGAATAGTTTAACCTGGGAACCTGTCTTCTATGACATCAGCTCCGTGTATGATTCCTCAATCCCTGACACCTCCAACTTTGGGTACGAAGAGACTAGACGAAGCGATTCCTATTCATCGTGGAGGGAGGAGCGCTGCAGAGGCTACATGCAAATGCTGACG GATTTGTTCCTAGGAATCCGTGGTCTGCTCCTGGCCATCTGTGTCCTGCAGGTCATTGTATCCTTGGCTTCCCTGGGCATGGGTCTCCGACGCTTCTGTGGCCAGAGCTCCCGGGCCCTG gatgaaGAAGGGTCAGAGAAGAAGCTGTGGGGGGAGAATTCagtgcctccctctccccacaaggAGAAGAGCACAGCTGTTGTCCTGTGA